ATGGTGGTTGTTAACACAAAGGTGACAACAAACGCAGGTCACAGAATCCCTGATGGCTGACCATCTCCAAACAGAGTGGTCATGGAAGTGACCGCAAAGACAGCAGATGGCAAAGAGATATTCAAAGGCGAAAAGATTTATATGCCACAGTCAACAACCTGCCTCGATGAGAAGATGGTGTATGGAGCGCATTGGAAAGTAGGGATTATCCGTGACACAAGCCTTCAGCCTTACAAGGCTAAAAAAGAGTCCTTTGAGATTAAACTCCCTGAAGGTGTAAGGACAGTTGATGTTACAGTGGAACTTACCTATCAGCTATTCCCAGGAGACAAGATACCAATTCACACACTAACCAGAAAAGTAACATTAGAGAGGTAAGAATTAAGCCCTGGATAATCAAAGGCTCTGCCTGTTTTCAGCAGGCAGAGCCTTATTCTATCTTTTGGCGTATTCTATCTTTTAGCCTGTTGCAAAACCTCGCCATAAAAAGTTAAAATTGCTTATATGAAAAAAACCTTTGCTTTTTTATTTATTCCTCTTCTGTTGACTGTTATTGTCTTCCCTGCGTGCTCTAAAAAGAAAGTAAAGCCATCTGAAGACTCAATAATGACTAAAGAGACCCTCAGTGTCATCGAATCAATCATGGCGTCATATCAGGAAAAGGATACGGAGACCTTACGAAAAAATCTCTCTTCAGAGCTTCTGGATGCAACGACAAAAGAGCTTTTTTTTGATAAAGCCACTTTATCTTTCAATCCTAAATGGGTAAAGATACACGGCGCAGCCATTGCTGTAAATATGAGCTGGCATGGCGCCTGGACAGTAAAAGGCAGGGAATTGAAAGACAGAGGGCTGTGTGTATTTTATCTTGAAGGCAATCCACTGAGATTGATTAAGATAGAAGGCGACATTCCCTTTAATGTCCCTAAAATACAATAGACATTGCCATTTCCATGTAAACACCGTTAGAAAGTTTGGGTGGGGCTTTCTTCCTAATGGGGTAAAGCCGAAGTGGCGGAACTGGCAGACGCGCTAGGTTCAGGGTCTAGTGGTCGAAAGGCCGTGCGGGTTCAACTCCCGCCTTCGGCACCATTATAGAGGGTCTTAGATTTGCTGCTAAAAAACAGCTCTCTCTAAGTGATGGAAGGGTCAAGACCATGGAAAAAACAGCAGGGATTATCATTATTGGCAATGAAATCCTTTCAGGAAAGGTCAGGGATATAAATTCACCTTACCTAACTGATGAGCTCAGGGCACTGGGTGTCAATGTCCTTCGCATTTCAATTATTCCGGATGATATTGATGAAATCGGCAGGGAAGTCTCAGAATTTTCAAAAAAATTCGACTATGCCTTTACAGCAGGCGGGGTTGGGCCAACCCATGACGATGTTACTATGGCAGGGATTGCAAAGGGGTTTGGCCTCAGGATAATGAGACATCCCAGACTTGAAGAAATCCTGCGGTCTCGTTACGGGGATTCCATCAATGACACTATCCTTAAAATGGCTGAAGTCCCGGAAGGTGCAGACATTATTGTAAATAAGGACCTGTGGCTCCCAGCCGTATATTTTAAGAACATCTATATCTTTCCCGGAATACCAAAGTATCTAAAAATGAGATTTGATGCAGTAAAAGAACGTTTCCGCTGCAATCCTTTTCTCCTGAGAAAGGTGTTTATTAAAGCGCATGAAACCGATATAGCACCAGCACTTTACAGGGTCGTTGAAACCAACCCAAATGTTATGGTGGGGTCATATCCCATTATTGATAATTCCCAATACAAGGTCATGGTGACTCTAGAATCCAAGCGTGAAGATTCCCTCAACAGGGCATTCAGCTACCTTATAGAACAGCTCCCCGAAGAGATCGTTATCAGGGCTGAATAAATAAAGCCCTAGTGTAGTGTTTCTCAAATAATATGTTTATAGTCTGTCATTCCCGTGAAAACGGGAATCCAGTAATTTCAATAGGTTCTGGATTCCTGCTTCCGCAGGAATGACGAAAAAAGGGCTTTTATAAACACATACTATTTATGCAGGTAAATGCAAAAATAGCGTAGTCACGCTCGGAAATTTCGATGGTCTTCACCTTGGACATCAGGCGATTGTAAAAATGGTGGTAGAGAGGGCAAGAGAAATCGGGGGAACCAGCGTGGTTGTTACCTTTCA
This sequence is a window from Nitrospirota bacterium. Protein-coding genes within it:
- a CDS encoding competence/damage-inducible protein A, encoding MEKTAGIIIIGNEILSGKVRDINSPYLTDELRALGVNVLRISIIPDDIDEIGREVSEFSKKFDYAFTAGGVGPTHDDVTMAGIAKGFGLRIMRHPRLEEILRSRYGDSINDTILKMAEVPEGADIIVNKDLWLPAVYFKNIYIFPGIPKYLKMRFDAVKERFRCNPFLLRKVFIKAHETDIAPALYRVVETNPNVMVGSYPIIDNSQYKVMVTLESKREDSLNRAFSYLIEQLPEEIVIRAE